A genomic window from Flintibacter sp. KGMB00164 includes:
- the murI gene encoding glutamate racemase — MSNQNRPIGIIDSGIGGFSVARRVRRQLPNENILYFGDGGNNPYGNHTAEEILSLTRYMLDFMRQRQVKALLVACNTISCLIDEYRREMDCPVLSVVQAGAESAAHRPEKRVGVISTCFTASTGCYPALIAQLAPEKKVFSRGYKNLAAMVEHGASQQEIDEELRENLDGLVHQDQVECCLLACTHYPLVEENIRRLYPQLQLVDPADRMAGELERCLKETRQISRRSEPGTLEIYTTADPQEYIRAARRAGLEGVITAQSWPAMKLEKKQKKKEKDA; from the coding sequence ATGTCCAATCAAAATCGTCCCATCGGGATCATAGACTCGGGCATCGGTGGGTTCAGTGTAGCCCGCCGGGTGCGCAGGCAGCTGCCCAACGAGAATATCCTCTACTTCGGAGACGGGGGAAATAACCCCTATGGCAACCATACTGCGGAGGAGATTTTGAGTCTGACCCGGTATATGCTGGACTTTATGCGCCAGCGGCAGGTGAAGGCGCTGCTGGTGGCCTGTAATACCATTTCCTGTCTGATCGACGAGTACCGCAGGGAGATGGATTGTCCGGTGCTCAGTGTGGTGCAGGCAGGTGCGGAGTCGGCAGCCCATCGGCCGGAGAAGCGGGTGGGTGTGATCTCCACCTGCTTTACCGCTTCCACCGGTTGCTATCCCGCTCTGATCGCTCAGCTGGCGCCGGAGAAGAAGGTATTCAGCCGTGGATATAAAAATCTGGCCGCTATGGTGGAGCATGGGGCCAGTCAGCAAGAGATTGACGAGGAGCTGCGGGAGAACCTGGACGGACTGGTGCATCAGGACCAGGTGGAGTGCTGCTTACTGGCCTGCACCCACTACCCTCTGGTGGAGGAAAATATCCGCCGCCTCTATCCTCAGCTGCAGCTGGTGGATCCGGCAGACCGCATGGCCGGGGAGCTGGAGCGGTGCTTGAAGGAGACGCGGCAGATCAGTCGGCGCAGCGAGCCCGGTACGCTGGAGATTTATACCACCGCCGATCCCCAAGAGTATATCCGGGCAGCCCGGCGGGCCGGTTTGGAGGGTGTGATCACCGCCCAGTCTTGGCCGGCTATGAAACTGGAGAAGAAACAGAAAAAGAAGGAAAAGGACGCCTGA
- a CDS encoding response regulator: MGKTVLIVEDEQNIVDILSFNLEREGYDTLEAYDGNTGLQLALEQNPDLVLLDLMLPGMDGFEVCRRIRETGSAVPILMLTAREEEADKVLGLELGADDYITKPFGMRELLARVKANIRRSAMAPAQGEQAQPASGKRLELGRVVVDQEKATVYKDGNPLELTQREYDLICYLASQPGKVFSREALMEHVWNYEGYVGDVRAVDVAVRRLREKIEDDPASPKFIVTKRGMGYLFGGE; this comes from the coding sequence GTGGGAAAAACCGTGCTCATTGTAGAGGACGAGCAGAATATTGTGGACATCCTGTCCTTTAATCTGGAGCGGGAGGGATACGACACCCTGGAGGCCTACGACGGCAACACCGGTTTGCAGCTGGCCCTGGAGCAGAACCCCGACCTGGTGCTGCTGGATCTGATGCTGCCGGGGATGGACGGCTTTGAGGTGTGCCGCCGCATCCGGGAGACGGGCAGTGCGGTGCCCATCCTGATGCTCACTGCCCGGGAGGAGGAGGCCGACAAGGTGCTGGGCCTGGAGCTGGGGGCAGACGACTATATCACAAAGCCCTTCGGCATGCGGGAACTGCTGGCCCGGGTCAAGGCCAACATCCGCCGCTCCGCTATGGCTCCCGCCCAGGGAGAGCAGGCTCAGCCTGCCTCGGGCAAGCGACTGGAGCTGGGCCGGGTGGTGGTGGACCAGGAGAAGGCCACCGTTTATAAGGACGGCAATCCCCTGGAGCTCACTCAGCGGGAGTACGATCTCATCTGCTATCTGGCCTCCCAGCCGGGAAAGGTGTTCTCTCGGGAGGCGTTGATGGAGCATGTGTGGAACTATGAGGGCTACGTGGGCGACGTGCGGGCCGTGGATGTGGCGGTGCGCCGTCTGCGCGAGAAGATCGAGGACGATCCCGCCTCTCCCAAGTTCATTGTAACAAAACGAGGGATGGGCTACCTGTTCGGCGGGGAATGA
- a CDS encoding translation initiation factor IF-2, with the protein MFKKNKKLVERVKSLLIVLLSCSAVYLAVRTQLPVALSGLLPSESRESGGQTTQESRTLAAQPLRMAVTIRGGEETLRYGVQYDQEAQDALFQQVYSLLVEALSSAGTPESVDQQAWRQALNTAPGVYFDWQDDLPFSVLNGWLSVNNEQLSGTLRRLVLTSQDGQAVIYYSAQNGTYFRAVCSMVDVNRLSEAVSGVKDNGAHFAFEQEEYSALAPDTLLLGENIAPKVYQAANPLEQESAQALVRQKLDFSADSSVSYITSDEQVIRNGNDTLRLASDGTVTFTAADDGAIRYPVAGSGVYWAVESCRQLATDTLGELGGQARIYLMSVEETGAESWQIEFGYLLNGVPVRLGEEGYAASFQVSGGRVNSFTLHFRSYTDSGTTSVVLPQLQAMAAMEAKGHEGEELLLLYLDSGAQQVSASWAAASQWKTGG; encoded by the coding sequence ATGTTTAAGAAGAATAAAAAATTGGTAGAACGGGTGAAGAGCCTGCTGATCGTGCTGCTGAGCTGCTCGGCGGTCTATCTCGCGGTGCGCACCCAGCTGCCTGTGGCCCTCAGCGGGCTGCTTCCTTCGGAGAGCAGAGAGAGCGGCGGACAGACCACTCAGGAGAGCCGCACCCTGGCCGCCCAGCCCCTGCGTATGGCGGTGACCATCCGGGGGGGAGAGGAGACGCTGCGCTACGGGGTGCAGTATGACCAGGAGGCACAGGACGCCCTGTTTCAGCAGGTGTACAGCCTGCTGGTGGAGGCCCTGAGCAGCGCCGGCACTCCGGAGAGCGTGGATCAGCAGGCGTGGCGTCAGGCCCTGAATACCGCGCCGGGGGTGTATTTTGACTGGCAGGACGACCTGCCGTTTTCCGTGCTGAACGGGTGGCTTTCGGTAAACAATGAGCAGCTGAGTGGTACGCTGCGCCGTCTGGTGCTGACCTCTCAGGACGGGCAGGCTGTCATCTATTACAGCGCCCAGAACGGGACATACTTCCGGGCGGTATGCAGCATGGTGGATGTCAACCGCCTGAGTGAGGCGGTGTCCGGCGTTAAGGATAACGGAGCCCACTTTGCCTTTGAGCAGGAGGAGTACAGCGCCCTGGCGCCCGATACGCTGCTGCTGGGGGAGAACATTGCCCCCAAGGTCTACCAGGCGGCCAATCCTCTGGAGCAGGAGAGCGCCCAGGCGCTGGTGCGGCAGAAGCTGGACTTCTCCGCCGACTCCAGCGTATCCTATATCACCTCCGATGAGCAGGTCATCCGAAACGGAAACGATACCTTGCGCCTGGCCTCGGACGGCACAGTGACCTTTACCGCCGCCGATGACGGAGCAATCCGCTATCCGGTGGCCGGTTCAGGGGTGTACTGGGCAGTGGAGAGCTGCCGCCAGCTGGCCACAGACACCCTGGGAGAACTGGGCGGTCAGGCCCGGATCTATCTGATGTCAGTGGAAGAGACCGGAGCGGAGAGCTGGCAGATCGAATTTGGGTATCTGCTCAATGGAGTGCCGGTGCGTCTGGGGGAGGAGGGCTATGCGGCCAGCTTCCAGGTCAGCGGCGGCCGGGTGAACAGCTTTACCCTGCATTTCCGCAGCTACACAGACAGCGGGACCACCTCGGTGGTGCTGCCTCAGCTCCAGGCTATGGCGGCCATGGAGGCCAAGGGCCACGAGGGCGAGGAGCTGCTGCTGTTGTATCTGGACAGCGGGGCACAGCAGGTGAGCGCCTCCTGGGCGGCGGCCAGCCAGTGGAAGACGGGAGGATGA
- a CDS encoding NUDIX hydrolase, with amino-acid sequence MDLTERTVESKTLFDGVIVTLKVDQAQLPDGKVATREVVEHPGGVAILALDEENNVTLVQQYRYPFHQVLLELPAGKLDAGEDHRPAAIRELSEETGLEAGELTYLGCLLASPGFCTERLHMYLARDLRKKESHPDEDEFLNVITMPFQQLLEQVMDGTVEDAKTVATVLKTKVLLGL; translated from the coding sequence ATGGATTTGACCGAGCGTACGGTAGAGAGTAAGACCCTGTTTGATGGGGTCATCGTAACCTTAAAAGTAGATCAGGCCCAGCTGCCCGACGGCAAGGTGGCCACCCGGGAAGTGGTGGAGCACCCCGGCGGCGTGGCCATCCTGGCCCTGGATGAGGAGAACAACGTCACCCTGGTGCAGCAGTACCGCTACCCCTTCCACCAGGTGCTGCTGGAGCTGCCTGCGGGCAAGCTGGACGCCGGAGAGGACCACCGCCCTGCCGCTATCCGGGAGCTGAGCGAGGAGACCGGCCTGGAGGCCGGAGAGCTGACCTACTTGGGCTGCCTGCTGGCCTCTCCGGGTTTTTGCACCGAGCGCCTTCACATGTACCTGGCCCGGGACCTGCGCAAGAAGGAGAGCCACCCGGACGAGGATGAATTTTTGAATGTGATCACCATGCCCTTCCAGCAGCTGCTGGAGCAGGTGATGGACGGCACAGTAGAGGACGCCAAGACGGTGGCCACTGTGCTTAAGACCAAGGTCCTGCTGGGCCTTTGA
- a CDS encoding branched-chain amino acid aminotransferase, with product MEEIKITRAQTLKEKPDPSTLVFGKAMTDHMFIVDYDAGQGWHDPRIVPYGPLAIDPAAKVLHYAQEIFEGLKAYRTADGSIQLFRPLDNVRRMNNSAARMSLPQIPEELALAGITELVKLEQDWVPSAKDTSLYIRPFMVGLDAALGVHSSHHCQYIVIVCPVGAYYPEGLDPVKIYVEDQDVRAVKGGTGMAKTGGNYAASLRAGDRAEANGYSQVLWLDGVHRKYIEEVGSMNVMFKVAGKILTPDLNGSVLDGITRRSCIQLLKDWGYEVEERRISAEELFEAAENGTLEEAWGTGTAAVVSPIGELAMGDKKVTVSNNQIGEVTQRLYDALTDIQWGRAQDPHDWIMKLC from the coding sequence ATGGAAGAGATCAAGATCACTCGCGCCCAGACGCTCAAGGAGAAGCCCGACCCCTCCACCCTGGTGTTCGGCAAGGCTATGACCGACCATATGTTCATCGTGGACTATGATGCCGGTCAGGGCTGGCATGATCCCCGCATCGTGCCCTATGGCCCTCTGGCCATTGACCCCGCCGCCAAGGTGCTCCACTATGCTCAGGAGATCTTTGAGGGCCTGAAGGCTTACCGCACCGCTGACGGTTCCATCCAGCTGTTCCGCCCCCTGGACAACGTGCGCCGCATGAACAACTCCGCCGCCCGTATGTCCCTGCCCCAGATCCCCGAGGAGCTGGCCCTGGCGGGCATCACCGAGCTGGTAAAGCTGGAGCAGGACTGGGTGCCCTCCGCGAAGGATACCTCCCTGTACATCCGCCCCTTCATGGTGGGCCTGGACGCCGCTCTGGGCGTACATAGCTCTCACCACTGCCAGTACATCGTCATCGTCTGCCCCGTGGGCGCCTACTATCCCGAGGGCCTGGATCCCGTGAAGATCTACGTGGAGGACCAGGACGTCCGCGCCGTCAAGGGCGGCACCGGTATGGCCAAGACCGGCGGCAACTACGCTGCCTCCCTGCGGGCCGGCGACCGGGCTGAGGCCAACGGCTACAGCCAGGTTCTGTGGCTGGACGGCGTGCACCGCAAGTACATTGAGGAGGTCGGCTCCATGAACGTGATGTTCAAGGTGGCTGGCAAGATCCTCACCCCCGACCTGAACGGCTCCGTGCTGGACGGCATCACCCGCCGCTCCTGCATCCAGCTGCTGAAGGACTGGGGCTACGAGGTGGAGGAGCGCCGCATCTCCGCCGAGGAGCTCTTCGAGGCCGCCGAGAACGGCACCCTGGAAGAGGCCTGGGGCACCGGCACCGCCGCCGTTGTCTCCCCCATCGGCGAGCTGGCCATGGGCGACAAGAAGGTCACCGTCTCCAACAACCAGATCGGCGAGGTCACCCAGCGCCTGTACGACGCCCTCACCGATATCCAGTGGGGCCGCGCTCAGGATCCCCACGACTGGATCATGAAGCTGTGCTGA
- a CDS encoding BlaI/MecI/CopY family transcriptional regulator, protein MGDIRLGPVESRFADLIWANEPLASSQLVQLAQQELQWKKSTTYTVLKRLCSRGLFQNQSGTVSSLLSREEFYARQSEQFVQETFDGSLPAFLAAFTTRKKLSDEEVRQLQQLIEENRKG, encoded by the coding sequence ATGGGAGACATCAGACTTGGCCCGGTGGAGAGCCGCTTTGCGGATCTCATCTGGGCCAATGAGCCGCTGGCCTCTTCCCAGCTGGTCCAGCTGGCCCAGCAGGAGCTCCAGTGGAAAAAATCCACCACGTACACGGTACTAAAGCGGCTGTGCAGCCGGGGACTGTTCCAAAACCAGAGCGGCACGGTGTCCTCGCTTCTTTCCAGAGAGGAATTCTATGCCCGGCAGAGTGAACAGTTTGTGCAGGAGACCTTTGATGGCTCTCTCCCCGCCTTCCTGGCCGCATTTACTACCCGGAAAAAGCTCAGTGATGAGGAGGTACGTCAGCTTCAGCAGCTGATTGAGGAAAACAGAAAAGGGTGA
- a CDS encoding M56 family metallopeptidase: protein MSDFLAYELLPRILNMSIAASVVIVFVLAARLLLKKAPKVFSYALWSVVLFRLLCPFSIPTGFSLLALTDAPIRQTAAYTTQIQYVQPDLVHTEFPQVDLPVPGVNQAVNQALPQGEEQLVADPLEAPVALLTLGWMTGMALMAVYSVLSMLRLRRRLVGAIPLRDNIYLADHIASPFVLGVLRPKIYLPSILSEEEQKYIILHEQYHIKRLDHLVKLLAFLALCIHWFNPLVWLSFFLAQKDMEMSCDEAVLQTLGAHIRADYSASLLSLSTGRRVVGGTPLAFGEGNTKGRIRNLLAWNKPQKWMVALAALVCVAIVASCGTNPEAGKSQGEKQNPISSQDGQGEEALSVLTSYLTHLQEGDNLTLSLTRNGREPIVYEDCWSATNAVYNANQLKEIQWNIVEATPPGFSPEQSPAAVTIAQINDWNLTAYSDAQEVRFEGPTGEVWLVPQSESCVPYQQLRGWIDELEFAALNGDYEHQNIVIPNEGQSYLEAAAVYCQAFESFHLQAASGSKFCYTYVSTQVEAAEDATQHFREQGEIGENTYCFYLTTVFVPENDYALNWSMAGNTGAYTGSDPSVPKEAYEYSRCGYITLEEDGWHGELVGTGF, encoded by the coding sequence ATGAGTGACTTTTTAGCCTATGAACTGCTGCCCCGGATTCTGAATATGAGCATTGCGGCCAGTGTGGTCATTGTATTTGTGCTTGCCGCCCGGCTGCTCCTAAAAAAAGCGCCCAAAGTCTTTTCCTATGCCCTGTGGTCGGTGGTCCTGTTCCGGCTGCTGTGCCCGTTTTCTATCCCCACAGGCTTCTCACTGTTGGCCCTTACCGATGCACCCATCCGGCAGACTGCTGCCTACACTACCCAGATCCAATATGTCCAGCCGGACCTGGTCCATACCGAATTTCCCCAGGTGGACCTTCCAGTCCCCGGTGTGAACCAGGCCGTCAATCAGGCCCTTCCCCAGGGGGAGGAGCAGCTGGTTGCCGATCCGCTGGAGGCGCCGGTGGCGCTGCTTACCCTGGGCTGGATGACCGGTATGGCGCTGATGGCGGTGTACAGTGTGCTGTCCATGCTCCGCCTTCGCCGCCGGCTGGTAGGGGCGATACCTCTGCGGGATAACATTTATTTGGCCGATCACATTGCATCCCCCTTTGTGCTGGGGGTGCTGCGGCCCAAGATCTATCTGCCCTCTATCCTGTCCGAGGAGGAGCAAAAATATATTATCCTCCATGAGCAGTACCATATCAAGCGTCTGGACCATCTGGTCAAGCTGCTGGCGTTTCTGGCCCTGTGTATCCACTGGTTCAATCCTCTGGTCTGGTTGTCCTTCTTCCTGGCCCAGAAGGATATGGAGATGAGCTGTGATGAGGCGGTGCTCCAGACGCTGGGAGCCCATATCCGGGCGGACTATTCCGCCTCTCTGCTCAGCCTGTCCACCGGACGGAGAGTGGTGGGCGGCACGCCGTTGGCCTTTGGGGAGGGAAATACCAAGGGCCGTATCCGGAATCTTTTGGCCTGGAATAAGCCGCAAAAGTGGATGGTTGCATTGGCTGCCCTGGTTTGCGTGGCGATAGTGGCCTCCTGCGGGACCAATCCGGAGGCAGGCAAGTCCCAGGGAGAGAAGCAGAATCCCATCTCCTCCCAAGACGGACAGGGGGAGGAAGCGCTTTCTGTTCTGACAAGTTATCTAACTCACCTTCAGGAGGGAGACAATCTGACACTGTCCCTGACCCGAAATGGCAGGGAGCCCATCGTGTATGAAGATTGTTGGTCAGCGACCAATGCGGTCTATAACGCCAACCAGTTAAAAGAGATCCAATGGAACATCGTGGAGGCCACGCCCCCCGGCTTCTCGCCGGAACAAAGTCCAGCGGCGGTTACCATCGCCCAGATTAACGACTGGAACCTCACCGCCTACTCCGATGCCCAGGAGGTGCGTTTTGAGGGCCCGACAGGGGAAGTGTGGCTGGTGCCGCAGTCGGAGAGCTGTGTTCCCTATCAGCAGCTGCGGGGCTGGATTGACGAGTTGGAGTTCGCTGCTTTGAATGGAGACTATGAGCACCAGAACATTGTGATCCCCAATGAGGGGCAGAGCTATCTGGAGGCCGCCGCTGTATACTGTCAGGCCTTTGAATCCTTCCATCTCCAGGCTGCTTCGGGCAGCAAATTCTGCTATACCTATGTCTCCACTCAGGTGGAGGCAGCAGAGGATGCCACCCAGCATTTCCGGGAGCAGGGAGAGATCGGAGAGAATACCTACTGTTTCTATCTGACTACCGTCTTTGTCCCGGAAAACGACTATGCCCTCAACTGGTCCATGGCGGGAAATACCGGAGCGTATACCGGCAGCGACCCGTCTGTTCCCAAAGAGGCCTATGAATATAGCCGGTGCGGGTACATCACGCTGGAAGAGGATGGCTGGCATGGAGAATTGGTAGGAACCGGATTTTGA
- a CDS encoding DHH family phosphoesterase, which translates to MNRKISKLLQPSVQLYFVILILFALASALFSIPLAVLEAVVVLILGLYTRTSGHKRRREITKYIENITGNVDVATKDTMVNSPLPMVIFRPESDDIIWTNDRFLRLTGDREHLFDAKLSSVVPGFDTRWLLEGKNECPDHVSFCGRRFVVYGHLVRTGDKGGGFLATTYWVDVTELCETRDKYLASRPVMAVLLLDNYEDLMKNLTENERSAIYSEINARLDAWVADTHGMLRRVERDRYYYIFEEQYLARFIEKKFDILDTIRQVSNPSGIAATFSIGVGKDGSSFQELMQFANLSIEMALSRGGDQAVVRNQFTFEFYGGRSKETEKRTKVKSRVMANALSALVADSSQVFIMGHKSPDNDCMGAAAGVCAIARKKGVPAHIIREAGSPPAKVLMDKLAHLEEYQDCFLSAQEALLLADNRSLVVVVDTNRPEQVQSLDLVQSCNRVAVIDHHRRAATYIEGAALNYHEPYASSASELVTELLQYIADPTDLTRAEAEALLAGIVLDTKNFTMRTGGRTFEAAAFLRRAGADTAEVKKLFQNDLEGTIAKYAIIQNAKLYRDKIAIAVVDHTVGRIVAAQAADELLNIIGIDTSFVLYPDGERVIISARSMGDTNVQVILEKLGGGGNAAAAGGQISGKSLSQVATELTQAIDQYLEG; encoded by the coding sequence TTGAACCGAAAAATATCCAAGCTTCTCCAGCCCAGTGTGCAGCTGTATTTTGTGATCCTGATCCTGTTTGCCCTGGCCTCCGCCCTGTTTTCCATTCCTCTGGCGGTGCTGGAAGCTGTGGTGGTGCTGATCCTGGGGCTGTATACCCGCACCAGCGGCCACAAGCGCCGCCGGGAGATCACCAAGTACATTGAAAATATCACCGGCAACGTGGATGTGGCCACAAAAGATACTATGGTCAACTCCCCCCTGCCCATGGTGATCTTCCGTCCGGAGAGCGACGATATCATCTGGACCAACGACCGCTTCCTGCGCCTCACCGGCGACCGGGAGCACCTCTTCGACGCCAAGCTCTCCTCCGTCGTCCCCGGCTTTGACACCCGGTGGCTGCTGGAGGGCAAAAACGAGTGTCCCGACCATGTGAGCTTCTGCGGCCGCCGGTTTGTGGTCTACGGCCACCTGGTACGTACCGGCGACAAGGGCGGCGGCTTCCTGGCCACCACCTACTGGGTGGACGTCACCGAGCTGTGCGAGACCCGGGACAAGTATCTGGCCTCCCGCCCGGTGATGGCGGTGCTGCTGCTGGACAACTACGAGGACCTGATGAAAAACCTGACGGAGAACGAGCGCTCCGCCATCTACTCCGAGATCAACGCCCGTCTGGACGCTTGGGTGGCCGACACTCACGGCATGCTCCGCCGGGTGGAGCGGGACCGGTACTACTACATCTTTGAGGAGCAGTATCTGGCCCGGTTTATCGAAAAGAAGTTTGACATTCTGGACACCATTCGCCAGGTTTCCAACCCCAGCGGCATCGCCGCCACCTTCTCCATCGGCGTGGGCAAGGACGGCAGTTCCTTCCAGGAGCTGATGCAGTTTGCCAACCTGTCCATTGAGATGGCCCTGTCCCGGGGCGGCGATCAGGCGGTGGTACGCAACCAGTTCACCTTCGAGTTCTACGGCGGCCGCTCCAAGGAGACGGAAAAGCGCACCAAGGTAAAAAGCCGGGTCATGGCCAACGCCCTGTCCGCCCTGGTGGCCGACTCCTCCCAGGTGTTTATCATGGGCCACAAGTCCCCCGACAACGACTGCATGGGCGCCGCCGCCGGCGTGTGCGCCATTGCCCGGAAGAAGGGGGTCCCCGCCCACATCATCCGGGAGGCAGGCTCTCCCCCGGCCAAGGTTCTGATGGACAAGCTGGCCCATCTGGAGGAGTATCAGGACTGTTTCCTCTCCGCCCAGGAGGCTCTGCTGCTGGCGGACAACCGCTCCCTGGTGGTGGTGGTGGACACCAACCGCCCCGAGCAGGTCCAGTCCCTGGATCTGGTGCAGTCCTGCAACCGGGTGGCCGTCATCGATCACCACCGCCGGGCCGCCACCTATATTGAGGGTGCCGCCCTCAACTACCACGAACCCTATGCCTCCTCCGCCAGTGAGCTGGTCACTGAGCTATTGCAGTACATCGCCGACCCCACCGATCTCACCCGGGCGGAGGCCGAGGCCCTGCTGGCGGGTATCGTGCTGGACACCAAGAACTTTACCATGCGCACCGGTGGGCGCACCTTTGAGGCCGCCGCCTTCCTGCGCCGGGCGGGCGCCGACACCGCGGAGGTAAAGAAACTCTTCCAGAACGATCTGGAGGGCACCATTGCCAAGTACGCCATCATTCAAAACGCCAAGCTCTACCGGGACAAGATCGCCATTGCCGTGGTGGACCACACCGTGGGCCGTATCGTGGCCGCTCAGGCCGCTGACGAGCTTTTGAACATCATCGGCATCGACACCTCCTTTGTCCTCTACCCCGACGGCGAGCGGGTCATTATCTCTGCCCGCTCCATGGGAGATACCAACGTACAGGTCATTCTGGAGAAGCTGGGCGGCGGCGGCAATGCCGCGGCGGCCGGCGGCCAGATTTCCGGCAAGTCCCTCTCCCAGGTGGCCACCGAGCTTACTCAGGCCATCGACCAGTACCTGGAGGGCTGA
- a CDS encoding ATP-binding protein — MLRSLHMKLVMIMVLLILSLMTVVGAFLINSVMAFYLEDFYTQMSNVFARESLTRDLTTATQGEEDGAQAILDILETYSGELGLNGYSRTLFILDGETGEYLAGNNDDAGKNLSYDSANLTHALATGEDSSSPNMAADYMDVAITLDRGGSSYVIYILDNKTTVNSLISQMFVLILESLVFGLVISILLSFLLSKTMIIPIQRLTEGAMRVAHGDFSRKIQVASRDEIGVLTDTFNDMAGQLQDTLRQVENERNKLDTLFLHMTDGVVAFSRNGEVIHSNPAAEEMLGRTITAEATYEELFGDLLSLEQVLQAPDYLEEERWEGERFLQLLLAPFDRDRQGGVLVVLHDVTQQRKTQDMQREFVANVSHELRTPLTNIRSYAETLSDSAGELPPATEKKFLGVILNESDRMTHIVQDLLTLSRFDSGKDELHLVRFPFDVAVQDLYNAVYMEAQRHDHKMKLRLEPDLPAVVADRERVLQVMMNIVSNSIKYTPNGGHILVSAGREGDRVWMQVDDDGIGIPPKDRPRIFERFYRVDKARSRQSGGTGLGLSIAKEIVDRHEGVLELVDREGPGLSMRMELKIEGPSHV; from the coding sequence GTGCTGCGCAGCCTGCACATGAAGCTGGTGATGATCATGGTGCTGCTCATCCTGTCGCTGATGACAGTGGTGGGCGCCTTTCTCATCAACTCCGTCATGGCATTCTATCTGGAGGACTTCTATACCCAGATGTCCAATGTGTTCGCCCGGGAGTCCCTGACCCGGGATCTGACCACGGCCACCCAGGGGGAGGAAGACGGAGCCCAGGCCATCCTTGACATCCTGGAGACCTACTCCGGCGAGCTGGGCCTGAACGGTTACAGCCGCACCCTGTTTATCCTGGACGGGGAGACCGGGGAGTACCTGGCCGGCAACAACGACGATGCGGGTAAGAACCTGTCCTATGATTCGGCCAATCTCACCCACGCACTGGCCACCGGGGAGGACTCCAGCAGTCCCAATATGGCCGCCGACTATATGGATGTGGCCATCACCCTGGACCGGGGCGGCTCCTCCTATGTGATCTATATCCTGGACAACAAGACCACGGTGAACAGCCTCATCAGCCAGATGTTTGTGCTGATTTTGGAGTCCCTGGTCTTTGGTCTGGTCATCTCTATCCTGTTGTCCTTCCTGCTGTCCAAGACCATGATCATCCCCATCCAGCGCCTCACCGAGGGTGCCATGCGTGTGGCCCACGGAGACTTCTCCCGAAAGATCCAGGTGGCCTCCCGGGATGAGATCGGCGTACTCACCGATACCTTTAACGACATGGCCGGGCAGCTTCAAGACACCCTGCGCCAGGTGGAAAATGAGCGCAACAAGCTGGACACCCTGTTTTTGCACATGACCGACGGTGTGGTGGCCTTTTCCCGCAACGGAGAGGTCATCCACTCCAATCCTGCCGCCGAGGAGATGCTGGGCCGTACCATTACTGCCGAGGCTACCTATGAGGAGCTCTTCGGTGATCTGCTTTCTCTGGAACAGGTGCTCCAGGCTCCTGACTATCTGGAGGAGGAGCGCTGGGAGGGAGAACGCTTCCTGCAGCTGCTGCTGGCTCCCTTTGACCGGGACCGCCAGGGCGGCGTGCTGGTGGTGCTCCACGATGTGACCCAGCAGCGGAAAACCCAGGATATGCAGCGGGAATTTGTGGCCAATGTTTCCCACGAGCTGCGCACCCCCCTCACCAACATCCGCAGCTACGCCGAGACCCTCTCGGACAGCGCCGGAGAGCTGCCTCCCGCCACAGAAAAGAAGTTTTTGGGGGTCATCCTCAACGAGAGCGACCGCATGACCCATATCGTGCAGGACCTGCTCACCCTGTCCCGGTTCGACTCGGGAAAGGACGAGCTGCATCTGGTGCGCTTCCCCTTCGATGTGGCGGTACAGGATCTGTACAACGCCGTGTACATGGAGGCCCAGCGCCACGACCACAAGATGAAGCTGCGTCTAGAGCCCGATCTGCCCGCCGTTGTGGCCGACCGGGAGCGTGTGCTCCAGGTGATGATGAACATCGTCTCCAATTCCATCAAGTATACGCCCAACGGAGGACATATCCTGGTCTCCGCCGGACGGGAGGGAGACCGGGTGTGGATGCAGGTGGACGACGACGGCATCGGTATTCCTCCAAAGGACCGGCCCCGTATTTTCGAGCGCTTCTACCGGGTGGATAAGGCCCGCTCCCGCCAGTCGGGAGGAACCGGCCTGGGACTGTCCATTGCCAAGGAGATCGTGGACCGCCACGAGGGCGTGCTGGAACTGGTGGACCGGGAAGGCCCCGGCCTGTCCATGCGCATGGAACTGAAGATCGAGGGTCCCAGCCATGTTTAA